One Setaria viridis chromosome 7, Setaria_viridis_v4.0, whole genome shotgun sequence genomic region harbors:
- the LOC117865465 gene encoding uncharacterized membrane protein At4g09580 — MGREERFPVWEAALGAGVAAAFAAGLVGVYLSMPDSDYSFLKLPRNLEELQILTGHLENYTSDYTLQVLVGYCAVYIFMQTFMIPGTIFMSLLAGALFGQLRGVALVVFAATAGASSCYFLSKMIGKPLVFSLWPDKLSFFQKQVAKRREKLLNYMLFLRVTPTLPNTFINLASPIVDVPYHTFLLATLIGLIPAAYVTVRAGIALGELTSLSDLYDTQSIALLFLIGVVSVTPALLGKDEAQDKPSEMVVGAS; from the exons atggggagggaggagaggttcCCGGTGTGGGAGGCCGCGCTCGGCGCcggggtcgccgccgccttcgccgccgggcTCGTCGGAGTCTACCTTTCCATGCCGGACTCCGACTACAGCTTCCTCAAGTTGCCGCGCAACCTCGAGGAACTCCAAATCCTCAC TGGCCATCTTGAGAACTATACTAGTGACTACACCCTACAGGTGTTGGTAGGTTATTGCGCTGTGTACATCTTCATGCAGACCTTCATGATCCCGGGGACAATATTCATGTCACTGCTTGCCGGAGCTCTATTTGGGCAACTACGGGGCGTGGCTCTGGTGGTCTTTGCTGCCACTGCTGGTGCTTCTTCATGCTATTTCCTCTCGAAGATGATTGGGAAGCCACTGGTGTTCTCGCTGTGGCCAGATAAGCTCAGCTTCTTCCAGAAGCAG GTTGCTAAAAGGCGAGAGAAGCTGTTGAATTACATGCTTTTCCTCAGGGTCACCCCAACATTGCCAAATACCTTCATCAACTTAGCTTCACCAATAGTAGATGTCCCCTACCATACATTCTTACTGGCAACTCTCATTGGTCTCATCCCAGCTGCTTACGTGACTGTGAGG GCTGGAATTGCTCTTGGAGAGTTAACTTCACTGAGTGACCTGTATGACACCCAGTCAATAGCGCTGCTATTCCTGATCGGTGTTGTTTCAGTCACTCCAGCACTGTTGGGAAAGGACGAGGCGCAAGATAAACCATCGGAAATGGTGGTAGGCGCTTCATGA
- the LOC117863407 gene encoding WEB family protein At5g16730, chloroplastic, which translates to MQGSKTKSGLAEAKSNGKPEKEKKGGAGTPPTPKDSKPRKPAVPKASAAHGMPRAADKSPGSADRKAPTPKAASKLATPPEKQGKATKPAQEQQAVKPPQELQAQLAAVQEELVKAKEQLVEKEKEKGKVLEELGIAKKVADEANTKLQEALDVQRRAAEASEAEKFPAGDSEQASIESVQRKLESMQSQQEVDAAALRSTVEQLEKARYELADAIDAKNEALSQVDGAIRASEAKAEEVELLTAEVKRLKELVDSKVDGKARKTTERIQKLETENSALKLELEKAKAAEEKAVGLECMVEELKVGIADAKKVCSESGELADEWQKKAQLLEVRLEEADQSNILKGESLNSAMEELDATSSLLRDKESKVAALQDKVRFLEDEVARQKGDIDVSGERLAAAEKEATDLCAEVEGLRLKLRAAEEEKMDALNSDKNASSEIETLTEQNHQLAEELEASRDEVEKIKKAMEGLASALQEMSAESREAQEKYLLKQDEIEQAQAQVEELNMSLKNTKENYEVMLDEANYEKVCLTKSVERLEAEAKNAHEEWQSKELSFVNSIKNSEEEIVAIRVQMDRTLEMVKDKENENAELQEKMQHLEAQLMEANKIKEEAKAETIQWKEKLLDKENELQNIKQENDDLQAKESASSEKIKELSSQLANAKDGMINGSTKQEDNEKGGSEEDDEPVVVVAKMWENSKYTDYDSSKEKENDGDSQVDLESNKGDAALDSNGLHSTKENSGSTSPTKQQQQQKKKPLLKRFGGLLKKKSEN; encoded by the exons ATGCAGGGCTCCAAGACCAA ATCTGGCTTGGCGGAGGCGAAGAGCAACGGCAAgccggagaaggagaagaagggcggCGCCGGCACGCCGCCGACCCCCAAGGACAGCAAGCCTCGCAAGCCGGCCGTGCCCAAGGCTAGCGCCGCCCATGGCATGCCGCGCGCGGCCGACAAGTCCCCTGGGTCGGCCGACCGCAAGGCGCCCACGCCCAAGGCCGCCTCCAAGCTCGCAACGCCTCCAGAG AAGCAAGGGAAGGCTACGAAGCCGGCGCAGGAGCAGCAGGCCGTGAAGCCGCCTCAGGAGCTGCAGGCGCAGCTTGCCGCGGTTCAGGAGGAGCTCGTGAAGGCCAAAGAGCAgttggtggagaaggagaaggagaaggggaaagTCCTCGAGGAGCTGGGGATTGCCAAGAAGGTGGCTGATGAGGCCAATACCAAGCTGCAGGAGGCGCTGGATGTGCAGAGGAGGGCCGCAGAGGCGTCGGAGGCTGAGAAATTCCCTGCTGGTGATTCGGAGCAGGCAAGCATCGAGTCTGTGCAGAGGAAGCTGGAGAGCATGCAGAGCCAGCAGGAGGTTGACGCTGCCGCGTTGCGGTCGACTGTGGAGCAGCTTGAGAAGGCAAGGTATGAGCTGGCTGATGCAATCGATGCCAAGAACGAAGCGCTCAGCCAGGTAGATGGTGCCATTAGGGCTTCTGAGGCGAAGGCTGAGGAAGTTGAGCTCCTCACTGCAGAGGTTAAGCGCCTCAAAGAGCTGGTTGATTCCAAGGTGGATGGCAAGGCGAGGAAGACCACCGAGAGGATTCAGAAGCTTGAAACAGAGAACTCTGCATTAAAGCTCGAGCTTGAGAAAGCAAAGGCTGCTGAAGAGAAAGCAGTTGGATTGGAGTGCATGGTTGAAGAACTTAAGGTTGGTATTGCTGATGCTAAGAAGGTATGCTCAGAGTCAGGCGAATTAGCTGATGAATGGCAGAAGAAGGCACAGCTGCTGGAGGTCAGATTGGAAGAAGCCGACCAGTCTAATATTTTGAAGGGTGAGTCTTTGAATTCCGCGATGGAAGAACTGGATGCAACAAGTAGTTTGCTCCGCGACAAAGAATCCAAAGTTGCTGCTCTTCAGGACAAGGTCAGGTTCTTGGAGGATGAGGTTGCTAGACAGAAGGGGGATATTGATGTGTCCGGCGAACGGCTAGCTGCTGCAGAGAAAGAGGCAACTGATTTATGCGCGGAGGTCGAAGGGCTTAGGTTGAAGCTCCGTGCAGCGGAAGAAGAGAAAATGGATGCTCTTAACAGTGATAAAAATGCTAGTTCAGAAATAGAGACATTGACTGAACAGAACCACCAGCTGGCTGAGGAGCTTGAAGCTAGCAGAGATGAAGTTGAGAAAATTAAGAAGGCAATGGAAGGTCTGGCCTCGGCCTTACAGGAAATGTCAGCTGAATCTAGGGAAGCGCAGGAGAAGTACCTTCTCAAACAAGATGAGATTGAGCAGGCTCAAGCACAAGTAGAGGAGCTTAACATGAGTCTGAAGAATACTAAGGAGAACTATGAGGTAATGCTTGATGAAGCAAACTATGAGAAGGTTTGCCTTACAAAGTCAGTTGAAAGACTAGAAGCAGAAGCTAAGAACGCGCACGAGGAATGGCAGTCCAAGGAGCTAAGTTTTGTCAATTCTATTAAGAattcagaagaagaaatagtCGCTATCAGAGTTCAGATGGACAGGACCTTGGAGATGGTTAAGGACaaggaaaatgaaaatgctGAGTTGCAGGAGAAGATGCAGCACCTTGAAGCTCAGCTTATGGAAGCTAACAAGATCAAAGAGGAAGCTAAGGCTGAAACTATCCAATGGAAGGAGAAGCTATTAGACAAAGAGAATGAGCTGCAGAACATAAAACAGGAGAACGATGATTTGCAGGCAAAAGAATCAGCTTCATCTGAGAAGATTAAGGAGCTCTCTTCCCAGCTTGCTAATGCAAAAGATGGCATGATAAATGGTAGCACCAAGCAAGAAGATAATGAGAAGGGGGGCAGTGAAGAGGACGATGAACCTGTTGTGGTAGTTGCGAAAATGTGGGAGAACAGCAAGTACACTGACTATGATTCATCTAAGGAGAAGGAGAATGACGGCGACTCACAAGTTGATTTGGAATCAAACAAGGGAGATGCAGCTCTTGACAGCAATGGGTTGCACTCGACAAAGGAAAACAGTGGCAGCACATCACCAAccaagcagcaacagcagcaaaagAAGAAACCTTTGCTGAAGAGATTTGGTGGTTTGCTGAAGAAGAAAAGCGAAAATTAG
- the LOC117863408 gene encoding uncharacterized protein: MLGFLRRAVRAAVSSPAASIRQFQCAYHRSNERLPPARDQDVSYGLNWAIAGRGVIVKDKVFHNLETSELQKGGATYPDCLSGIPLHVRGDVIGGVPDVSKALFAKLLKLVTFHLSSISCLYVQDGAIGSSAECDAKVRIISDNPSAVMLLSNILWKIPDRAISHDTNPLTIYATSSISNNIKSLLGSGTQYANGFAAADIERSSLILCRKAFADSAIVKDALTAMSAPILSARGGLPVPGWLLSFGGRVVLLFAPVEIIRSCSEIQNVLLSIDCGAAISSKWSTVLFPTKSRREPKLFAKPSTVIIVSADSTGAVPSVSQLSPGQAAYHFLAGYHDGKFVPAYSRAPSPADPLALAGSLFSHLKEDDAPAYLINAKHSGKYIDGKGLMKLLEIALSHNLPDIKTEDFRVGELKGKYRSFLSSKFGNRLPEDFSF, translated from the exons ATGCTGGGATTtctccgccgcgccgtccgcgcGGCAGTGTCCTCTCCGGCGGCGAGCATCCGACAG TTTCAGTGTGCATACCATAGAAGCAACGAGAGGTTACCACCTGCCCGAG ACCAAGATGTTTCATATGGTCTTAATTGGGCTATTGCTGGAAGAGGTGTCATTGTGAAAGATAAGGTGTTCCATAACTTGGAGACATCCGAGCTTCAGAAAGGCGGTGCTACTTACCCAG ACTGTTTGTCTGGCATTCCGCTTCATGTTAGAGGAGATGTCATTGGCGGGGTCCCTGATGTTTCGAAAGCTCTATTTGCAAAGCTTCTGAAACTG GTCACGTTTCACCTTTCATCCATCTCATGTCTATATGTTCAAGATGGTGCCATTGGTTCCTCAGCAGAATGTGATGCAAAGGTCCGAATCATTAGTGATAACCCCTCTGCTGTTATGTTACTGTCAAATATCCTTTGGAAAATACCAGATCGTGCGATTTCCCATGACACAAACCCTTTGACTATATATGCTACCAGTTCCATAAG TAATAACATCAAGTCTCTTCTTGGTTCTGGGACACAATACGCTAATGGATTTGCAGCAGCTGACATTGAACGCTCATCTCTAATTCTGTGCCGTAAAGCATTCGCTGATTCAGCTATTGTGAAAGATGCACTTACTGCTATGTCAGCCCCGATATTATCTGCAAGAGGCGGCCTCCCTGTTCCAGGCTG GCTTCTGAGCTTTGGTGGTCGTGTTGTATTATTGTTTGCTCCAGTGGAGATCATCAGGTCCTGCTCTGAAATTCAGAATGTTCTATTGTCAATTGACTGTGGTGCAGCCATATCTTCTAAATGGTCTACTGTGCTTTTCCCAACAAAGTCAAGAAGGGAACCAAAGTTGTTTGCCAAACCATCTACTGTAATTATTGTATCAGCTGATAG CACTGGTGCCGTACCATCTGTATCACAGCTCTCTCCTGGCCAGGCTGCTTACCATTTCTTGGCTGGATATCACGATGGTAAATTTGTCCCAGCTTACAGCAGGGCCCCCTCTCCTGCTGACCCACTTGCACTTGCAGGTTCCTTATTCTCACAT TTGAAAGAAGATGATGCACCAGCATATCTGATCAATGCTAAGCACTCTGGAAAGTACATTGATG GCAAGGGGCTTATGAAACTATTAGAGATAGCACTATCTCACAACCTGCCTGACATCAAAACTGAAGACTTTAGAG TTGGCGAACTTAAGGGGAAGTACAGGAGCTTTCTATCCAGCAAGTTTGGCAATCGTTTGCCTGAGGATTTTTCTTTCTAG